Proteins encoded together in one Mycobacterium sp. MS1601 window:
- a CDS encoding zinc-binding dehydrogenase, which translates to MNAAQMRAAVLRERGTGPELALEQIPVPVPGPGEVLVEVAAFSLNNAEILQTRGAMPAPPGGVPGLECAGTVVQVGTEVTRWHHGDRVAALTRAGSYAEYVVVPAGACIAVPDDLDPVVAAAIPEAAATAWWNLVHRGRAAPGDRVLVHGAAGGVGTIAVQLAAALGAQVVGTARGPVKAALCAELGCAHVLDHTGADLFAELRELVPDGVDIVLDNQGASTLEDNLAVLAPGGRLVVIGVAGGTSAVLDLGVLMARGVEISSSSLGRLDDEMRAALCREVEDNVLPHIITGRIRPVLDQCHPFTELPTAIARFGAAERVGKVVVTVGPVSADPMQHNGTISLHDDEGGSRMNLRSCDQRTPNPRQPNESHPDAG; encoded by the coding sequence GTGAACGCGGCCCAGATGCGTGCGGCCGTGCTGCGCGAGCGTGGCACCGGCCCGGAGCTGGCTCTGGAGCAGATCCCGGTGCCGGTACCGGGACCGGGGGAAGTGCTCGTCGAGGTGGCTGCCTTCAGTCTCAACAACGCCGAGATACTGCAGACCCGCGGAGCCATGCCGGCCCCGCCGGGCGGTGTGCCCGGCCTGGAGTGCGCGGGCACCGTGGTGCAGGTGGGCACCGAGGTGACTCGCTGGCACCACGGTGACCGGGTGGCGGCGCTGACCAGGGCGGGCTCGTACGCCGAGTACGTCGTGGTGCCCGCGGGCGCCTGCATCGCGGTACCCGACGACCTCGACCCGGTGGTGGCTGCCGCCATTCCGGAGGCTGCGGCCACCGCCTGGTGGAACCTGGTGCACCGCGGTCGCGCAGCGCCGGGGGACCGGGTGCTGGTGCACGGTGCGGCCGGCGGGGTCGGCACCATCGCCGTGCAACTGGCTGCCGCTCTGGGTGCCCAGGTGGTGGGCACCGCCCGCGGCCCGGTGAAGGCGGCGCTGTGCGCGGAGCTGGGGTGTGCCCATGTGCTCGACCACACCGGTGCGGACCTGTTCGCCGAACTGCGTGAGCTGGTGCCCGACGGGGTCGACATCGTGCTCGACAACCAGGGTGCGTCCACCCTCGAGGACAACCTCGCCGTGCTGGCACCGGGTGGACGCCTGGTGGTGATCGGGGTGGCCGGCGGTACGTCGGCGGTGCTGGACCTCGGGGTGCTGATGGCACGCGGCGTGGAGATCTCCTCGTCGAGCCTGGGGCGCCTGGATGACGAGATGAGGGCGGCGCTGTGCCGCGAAGTCGAAGACAACGTGCTACCCCACATCATCACCGGACGGATCCGGCCGGTGCTCGACCAGTGCCATCCCTTCACCGAACTACCCACCGCCATCGCCAGATTCGGCGCCGCCGAGCGCGTGGGCAAGGTGGTTGTCACGGTGGGTCCGGTATCTGCAGATCCGATGCAGCACAACGGAACTATCTCTTTGCATGATGACGAGGGCGGATCCAGGATGAATCTCAGATCCTGCGACCAACGAACACCGAACCCGAGGCAGCCCAATGAATCCCACCCTGACGCCGGTTGA
- a CDS encoding 4-hydroxyphenylacetate 3-hydroxylase family protein, whose amino-acid sequence MIRTGEQYKEAINTGREIYIDGEQVHDVTKHPMFAPIVDIRARIYDLAHEAATQDVMTYVDDTGERNAVANKLPLTQQDWHDKRAAVDVVLDEVRGVVTRVGDETVGEMWALYDGQDVLNEVDPRFAENIRRHVHKAATGDPFHISANTDPKGDRSKRPQDQDPDMLLHVVKETDDGIIVRGAKYETAAPYATQAYTKPTIANWGDAKLSDYAVGFIADLNAPNLKFICRTGFAGRRDAADYPLSNRVDEVESLVIFDNVLIPWDDILFYRHTRAATFVRSCLHRYSALPYVHRSIRFADLMIGAALFNVRQTGLDQNPAVQEKLAALACYREGIEAHLTAAIATAETSPGGLLMPNQSLLYAGRVWAQTQLPQMMHTARELCGGQICITPDSATFGIPGAAPWLEKFYSINDDWQADDRRKLLAFARDLLNSDYAGHRLTFQLFAQAPPFAHYQAVYRNFDFDGPLALVKSAAELSDRVNGTEPA is encoded by the coding sequence ATGATCCGCACCGGAGAGCAGTACAAGGAGGCCATCAACACCGGCCGCGAGATCTACATCGACGGCGAGCAGGTCCACGATGTCACCAAGCACCCGATGTTCGCCCCGATCGTCGACATCCGGGCCCGGATCTACGACCTCGCGCACGAGGCGGCCACCCAGGACGTCATGACCTACGTCGACGACACCGGTGAGCGCAACGCGGTGGCCAACAAACTGCCGCTGACCCAACAGGACTGGCACGACAAGCGCGCAGCGGTGGACGTCGTGCTCGACGAGGTGCGCGGCGTGGTCACCCGGGTGGGCGACGAGACGGTGGGCGAGATGTGGGCGCTCTACGACGGCCAGGACGTGCTCAACGAGGTGGACCCCCGGTTCGCCGAGAACATCCGCCGCCATGTGCACAAGGCCGCCACCGGCGACCCGTTCCACATCTCCGCCAACACCGACCCCAAAGGTGACCGGTCCAAGCGTCCCCAGGACCAGGACCCCGACATGCTGCTGCACGTGGTCAAGGAGACCGACGACGGCATCATCGTGCGCGGCGCCAAGTACGAAACCGCCGCCCCCTACGCCACCCAGGCCTACACCAAACCCACCATCGCCAACTGGGGTGACGCCAAGCTCTCCGACTACGCCGTCGGATTCATCGCCGACCTCAACGCCCCCAACCTGAAGTTCATCTGCCGCACCGGTTTTGCCGGCCGGCGCGACGCGGCGGACTATCCGCTGTCCAACCGCGTCGACGAGGTCGAGTCGCTGGTGATTTTCGACAACGTGCTGATCCCGTGGGACGACATCCTGTTCTACCGCCACACCCGCGCGGCCACTTTTGTGCGCAGCTGCCTGCACCGCTACAGCGCACTGCCGTATGTGCACCGCTCGATCCGGTTCGCCGACCTGATGATCGGCGCCGCACTGTTCAACGTCCGACAGACCGGGCTGGACCAGAACCCGGCTGTGCAGGAGAAGCTGGCGGCGCTGGCCTGCTACCGGGAGGGCATCGAGGCGCACCTGACCGCGGCGATCGCCACCGCCGAAACCAGCCCGGGCGGGCTGCTGATGCCCAACCAGTCACTGCTGTACGCCGGGCGGGTGTGGGCCCAGACCCAGCTGCCCCAGATGATGCACACCGCCCGCGAACTGTGCGGCGGGCAGATCTGCATCACCCCGGACTCCGCCACCTTCGGCATCCCCGGCGCGGCGCCGTGGCTGGAGAAGTTCTACTCCATCAACGACGACTGGCAGGCCGACGACCGGCGCAAACTGCTGGCCTTCGCCCGCGACCTGCTCAACAGCGACTACGCCGGACACCGGCTGACGTTCCAGTTGTTCGCCCAGGCACCACCTTTCGCGCACTACCAGGCGGTGTACCGCAACTTCGACTTCGACGGGCCGCTGGCGCTGGTGAAGTCCGCCGCAGAGCTCTCGGACCGGGTGAACGGGACCGAGCCCGCGTGA
- a CDS encoding DUF1028 domain-containing protein yields MTFSMAALDRDTGALGMTIASSSPAVASRCLGIRPGLGAAATQNVTDPRLSGLLLDRLAAGDDARTALDAVVDGHHLRDYRQLTVLDRAGRTAAFSGAGALGTHHHVAGDGVVAAGNMLAGPATITELIRGYESSGAAEFEARLLAGLNAALTAGGEEGPVYSAGLLVYREVAWPETTLRVDYSEDPYAALAQLWTVWAPQRDDYVRRALDPSAAPSFGVPGDL; encoded by the coding sequence ATGACCTTCTCGATGGCAGCGCTGGACCGGGACACCGGTGCGCTGGGCATGACCATCGCCTCCTCGTCTCCCGCGGTGGCCAGCCGATGCCTGGGCATCCGCCCCGGTCTCGGCGCCGCGGCCACCCAGAACGTCACCGACCCGCGCCTGTCCGGGCTGCTGCTGGATCGCCTGGCCGCCGGTGACGACGCCCGGACCGCACTGGATGCCGTGGTCGACGGCCACCACCTGCGTGACTACCGGCAGCTGACAGTGCTGGACCGCGCCGGGCGGACCGCGGCCTTCAGCGGCGCCGGTGCGCTGGGCACCCATCACCACGTGGCCGGCGACGGGGTGGTGGCCGCGGGCAACATGCTGGCTGGTCCGGCCACCATCACCGAGCTGATCCGCGGCTACGAGAGCTCCGGTGCCGCTGAATTCGAGGCGCGACTGCTGGCGGGTCTGAACGCGGCCCTGACCGCGGGTGGCGAGGAGGGGCCGGTCTACTCGGCCGGCCTGCTGGTCTACCGCGAGGTCGCCTGGCCGGAAACCACCCTGCGGGTGGACTACTCCGAGGACCCCTACGCGGCGCTCGCGCAGCTGTGGACGGTGTGGGCACCCCAGCGCGACGACTACGTCCGGCGCGCCCTGGATCCGTCGGCGGCACCGAGCTTCGGGGTGCCCGGTGATCTCTGA
- a CDS encoding M20 family metallopeptidase, protein MSEAKAAARRHLGQNWDLVRGISTQLHADPELAWNEVRAHRLLTTVLAERGFSVDNRAGGLDTAFHATAGTGPVHVAFVAEYDALPGLGHACGHNLIAASAIGAALSTRAADLDDTLTVHVLGTPAEEGGGGKILMLEAGQFDGLDAALMMHPGPVDAPRAVPMAVAHWRVTYRGVSAHAGAYPHLGVNAADAFTVAQVAIGLLRQQLPSTVRVHGVVTSAGSAPNAIPDMASGRWYVRAETLAQLTGIEARIRACFQAGATASGCDLEIELESPPYSEFRTDDEILDDFVTNAALLGRDMTAAPPSGAAAMASASTDMGNVSQLVRAIHPYLGIGSLPAVNHQREFADAAVGDGAEAALRDGATALAWTALDLAAR, encoded by the coding sequence ATCTCTGAGGCCAAGGCGGCGGCGCGGCGGCACCTGGGACAGAACTGGGACCTGGTCCGCGGTATCAGCACGCAGTTGCACGCCGATCCGGAGCTGGCCTGGAACGAGGTCAGAGCTCATCGTCTGCTGACCACGGTGCTGGCCGAACGCGGTTTCAGCGTTGACAATCGGGCCGGTGGACTGGACACCGCGTTCCACGCCACCGCCGGCACCGGACCGGTACACGTCGCCTTCGTCGCCGAATACGACGCGCTGCCGGGCCTGGGCCACGCCTGTGGACACAACCTGATCGCGGCGTCGGCCATCGGCGCCGCGCTGAGCACCCGCGCCGCCGACCTCGACGACACGTTGACCGTGCACGTCCTCGGCACACCCGCCGAGGAGGGCGGCGGAGGCAAGATCCTGATGCTGGAGGCCGGCCAGTTCGACGGGCTCGACGCCGCGTTGATGATGCATCCCGGGCCGGTCGACGCGCCACGGGCGGTGCCCATGGCGGTGGCGCACTGGCGCGTCACCTACCGCGGCGTCAGCGCCCACGCCGGGGCCTACCCGCATCTGGGGGTCAACGCCGCGGACGCCTTCACCGTCGCCCAGGTGGCCATCGGACTACTGCGCCAGCAGCTGCCGTCGACCGTGCGTGTGCACGGGGTGGTCACCTCGGCGGGCTCGGCGCCCAACGCCATCCCGGACATGGCGTCGGGACGCTGGTATGTGCGGGCCGAGACGCTGGCGCAGCTCACCGGCATCGAAGCCCGCATCCGAGCCTGTTTCCAGGCCGGAGCCACCGCCAGCGGCTGCGACCTGGAGATCGAACTGGAATCCCCGCCTTACTCGGAATTCCGCACCGACGACGAGATCCTGGACGACTTCGTCACCAATGCGGCGCTGCTGGGCCGCGACATGACCGCCGCGCCGCCGTCCGGTGCTGCGGCCATGGCGTCGGCGTCCACCGACATGGGCAATGTGTCGCAACTGGTCCGGGCCATCCACCCCTACCTGGGCATCGGCTCCCTGCCCGCGGTCAACCACCAACGCGAGTTCGCCGACGCCGCGGTGGGCGACGGCGCCGAGGCGGCCCTGCGCGACGGCGCGACCGCGCTGGCCTGGACGGCACTGGACCTGGCAGCGCGCTAA
- a CDS encoding flavin reductase family protein — protein MNPTLTPVDMREFVRAISCAATPVTIVTTQVGDTPWGQTVSAVSRVSDEPAMLGVCINRRSPLNAAITTAGSFNVSLLGPEHGSAADSFAGRQHLGRPAFTFLDHEWRAGTNGLPIFGAGVAAFECDVHTVVDAGSHQLYLGAVRHVAHTDAEPLLHLRGNYRTLAAHAADTRSKGRPA, from the coding sequence ATGAATCCCACCCTGACGCCGGTTGACATGCGCGAGTTCGTCCGCGCCATCAGCTGCGCCGCCACCCCGGTCACCATCGTCACCACCCAGGTCGGCGACACCCCGTGGGGGCAGACGGTCTCCGCGGTCAGCCGGGTCTCCGACGAGCCCGCCATGCTGGGGGTCTGTATCAACCGCCGCAGCCCCCTCAACGCCGCCATCACCACAGCCGGGAGCTTCAACGTCTCGCTGCTGGGACCTGAACACGGTAGTGCTGCAGACAGTTTCGCCGGACGCCAACACCTCGGCCGGCCGGCCTTCACCTTCCTTGACCACGAGTGGCGCGCGGGTACCAACGGTCTGCCGATCTTCGGCGCCGGCGTCGCCGCCTTCGAATGTGACGTGCACACCGTCGTCGACGCCGGTTCCCATCAGCTCTACCTCGGCGCCGTGCGGCACGTCGCACACACCGACGCCGAACCCCTGCTGCACCTGCGCGGCAACTACCGCACCCTGGCCGCCCACGCGGCCGACACCAGATCGAAAGGACGCCCCGCATGA
- a CDS encoding RidA family protein encodes MSHRRIRPFNTRDTYPEQNLDNDLCQAVVAGDTIYLRGQIGQDLDTSASVGVGDVTAQAEQAMANIATLLAEAGSGLEDIVKVTVYLVDPRYRESVYRVMGRWLKGVYPVSTGLVVSALARPEWLVEIDAIAVRQVAS; translated from the coding sequence GTGAGCCACCGCCGTATCCGTCCGTTCAACACCAGGGACACCTACCCCGAGCAGAACCTCGACAACGACCTGTGCCAGGCCGTCGTCGCCGGTGACACCATCTACTTGCGGGGGCAGATCGGTCAGGACCTCGATACCTCCGCCAGCGTCGGGGTCGGGGACGTCACCGCCCAGGCCGAGCAGGCCATGGCCAACATCGCCACCCTGCTCGCCGAAGCCGGCTCCGGACTCGAGGACATCGTGAAAGTCACCGTGTACCTGGTGGATCCGCGTTACCGCGAGAGCGTCTACCGGGTGATGGGGCGATGGCTCAAAGGTGTGTACCCCGTTTCCACCGGCCTGGTGGTCAGCGCGTTGGCCCGCCCCGAATGGCTCGTCGAGATCGACGCGATCGCGGTGCGGCAGGTGGCCTCATGA